One genomic segment of Theobroma cacao cultivar B97-61/B2 chromosome 6, Criollo_cocoa_genome_V2, whole genome shotgun sequence includes these proteins:
- the LOC18596976 gene encoding protein MOTHER of FT and TFL1 isoform X2, protein MARSVEPLVVGRVIGDVLDIFTPAAELTVHYSTKQVHNGCDIKPSSAADKPHVMVDPDAPTPSEPRLREWLHWIVVDIPEGHDATKGREMVPYMGPQPPTGIHRYILVLFKQERATEGGCQLPDARANFSTRQFAAQNSLGLPVAAVYFNSQKEPAVKKR, encoded by the exons ATGGCTCGGTCCGTGGAGCCGCTGGTTGTGGGCAGAGTGATCGGAGATGTGCTCGACATATTCACTCCTGCTGCGGAGCTTACTGTCCATTATAGCACCAAGCAGGTCCACAATGGCTGTGATATCAAGCCATCTTCTGCTGCTGATAAACCTCAT GTTATGGTTGATCCTGACGCCCCAACTCCAAGTGAACCCAGATTAAGGGAGTGGCTGCACTG GATTGTTGTAGATATTCCTGAGGGACATGATGCTACCAAAG GAAGAGAGATGGTGCCTTACATGGGACCCCAGCCACCCACAGGAATTCACAGGTATATTTTGGTACTGTTTAAGCAGGAGAGAGCAACGGAGGGAGGGTGTCAACTGCCAGATGCCCGAGCCAACTTCAGTACTCGCCAATTCGCTGCTCAAAACAGCCTGGGGCTTCCAGTTGCTGCAGTGTATTTCAACTCACAGAAGGAACCAGCAGTGAAGAAACGCTAG
- the LOC18596976 gene encoding protein MOTHER of FT and TFL1 isoform X1, producing MARSVEPLVVGRVIGDVLDIFTPAAELTVHYSTKQVHNGCDIKPSSAADKPHVRILSPVVSSSLYTLVMVDPDAPTPSEPRLREWLHWIVVDIPEGHDATKGREMVPYMGPQPPTGIHRYILVLFKQERATEGGCQLPDARANFSTRQFAAQNSLGLPVAAVYFNSQKEPAVKKR from the exons ATGGCTCGGTCCGTGGAGCCGCTGGTTGTGGGCAGAGTGATCGGAGATGTGCTCGACATATTCACTCCTGCTGCGGAGCTTACTGTCCATTATAGCACCAAGCAGGTCCACAATGGCTGTGATATCAAGCCATCTTCTGCTGCTGATAAACCTCATGTCCGAATCCTTAGCCCTGTCGTCTCTTCCAGTTTATACACTCTC GTTATGGTTGATCCTGACGCCCCAACTCCAAGTGAACCCAGATTAAGGGAGTGGCTGCACTG GATTGTTGTAGATATTCCTGAGGGACATGATGCTACCAAAG GAAGAGAGATGGTGCCTTACATGGGACCCCAGCCACCCACAGGAATTCACAGGTATATTTTGGTACTGTTTAAGCAGGAGAGAGCAACGGAGGGAGGGTGTCAACTGCCAGATGCCCGAGCCAACTTCAGTACTCGCCAATTCGCTGCTCAAAACAGCCTGGGGCTTCCAGTTGCTGCAGTGTATTTCAACTCACAGAAGGAACCAGCAGTGAAGAAACGCTAG
- the LOC18596975 gene encoding protein ODORANT1 has product MGRAPCCDKNGLKKGPWTPEEDQKLIDYIEKHGYGNWRTLPKNAGLQRCGKSCRLRWTNYLRPDIKRGRFSFEEEETIIQLHSILGNKWSAIAARLPGRTDNEIKNYWNTHIRKRLLRMGIDPVTHSPRLDLLDLSSILSSSLYNQSQMNMSRLLGVQSFVNPELLRLATSLMSSQRENQSQNQNQNQSFLLQNVPESQLGSSQVQNQYQPLMQSNHLPTQVQEIPACTSLNGTPCIPFSSDAQLMNPNVDHFPSNLTDLSDWPGNAMPSNLTEDYVPLQPNYNYYGASDQTVMDPSSDTSNFHSNNSNQSFSFASVLSTPSSSPTPLNSNSTYINSSSTEDERESYCSDILKFEIPDILDVNEFM; this is encoded by the exons ATGGGGAGAGCACCTTGCTGTGATAAAAATGGACTCAAAAAAGGGCCGTGGACGCCGGAAGAGGATCAGAAGTTGATCGATTATATTGAGAAACatggttatggaaattggagGACGCTGCCTAAGAATGCTG GGCTGCAAAGGTGTGGAAAGAGTTGCCGTCTTCGATGGACCAATTACTTGAGGCCTGACATCAAGAGAGGaagattttcttttgaagAGGAAGAGACAATAATTCAGCTACACAGTATTTTGGGCAACAA GTGGTCTGCCATTGCTGCTCGGTTGCCTGGAAGAACAGACAACGAAATAAAAAACTATTGGAACACTCACATTAGAAAGAGGCTTCTCCGAATGGGAATCGATCCGGTGACTCATAGTCCCCGACTGGATCTTCTCGACCTATCCTCGATCCTAAGCTCATCTCTCTACAACCAATCTCAAATGAACATGTCGAGGTTACTCGGGGTCCAATCCTTTGTTAATCCTGAGCTTCTAAGGCTAGCCACTTCTCTTATGTCATCTCAACGTGAAAACCAAAGCCAAAACCAGAACCAAAACCAAAGTTTCCTTCTTCAAAATGTTCCAGAAAGCCAACTTGGCAGTTCCCAAGTCCAAAACCAGTATCAACCATTAATGCAATCTAACCATCTCCCAACGCAAGTCCAGGAGATCCCAGCTTGCACCTCATTGAATGGTACTCCTTGTATTCCATTTTCTAGCGATGCACAACTCATGAACCCCAATGTGGACCACTTTCCATCAAATCTCACCGACTTAAGTGACTGGCCAGGCAATGCGATGCCTTCAAATTTGACTGAAGATTACGTGCCGCTACAGCCAAACTATAACTATTACGGCGCCTCTGATCAAACCGTCATGGACCCTTCCTCCGATACCTCAAACTTCCATTCCAACAACAGCAACCAGAGCTTCAGCTTCGCGTCAGTTTTATCGACGCCTTCATCAAGTCCAACCCCATTGAATTCAAACTCAACGTACATCAACAGCAGCAGCACAGAAGACGAAAGAGAAAGCTATTGCAGCGACATTTTGAAGTTTGAAATCCCAGATATTTTGGATGTTAATGAATTCATGTAA